A single region of the Pseudomonadota bacterium genome encodes:
- the tuf gene encoding elongation factor Tu (EF-Tu; promotes GTP-dependent binding of aminoacyl-tRNA to the A-site of ribosomes during protein biosynthesis; when the tRNA anticodon matches the mRNA codon, GTP hydrolysis results; the inactive EF-Tu-GDP leaves the ribosome and release of GDP is promoted by elongation factor Ts; many prokaryotes have two copies of the gene encoding EF-Tu): KMVMPGDNVKMTVELISKVALEEQQRFAIREGGRTVGAGVVTRIVE, from the coding sequence CAAGATGGTCATGCCCGGCGACAACGTGAAAATGACCGTCGAGCTGATCAGCAAAGTGGCGCTCGAAGAACAACAACGCTTCGCCATCCGCGAGGGCGGCCGCACCGTCGGAGCCGGCGTCGTCACCAGGATCGTCGAATAA
- the rpsJ gene encoding 30S ribosomal protein S10, whose amino-acid sequence MSPTTKIRIRLKAYDHRLLDQSTGEIVDTAKRTGARVAGPIPLPTRINKYTVLRGPHVDKKSREQFEIRTHKRLLDILEPTQQTLDALMKLDLSAGVDVEIRS is encoded by the coding sequence ATGAGTCCCACGACCAAAATCAGGATCCGGCTCAAGGCTTACGACCATCGCCTGCTGGATCAATCGACCGGCGAGATTGTCGATACGGCGAAGCGGACCGGTGCGCGCGTGGCCGGTCCCATTCCGCTTCCGACTCGCATCAACAAGTATACGGTGCTGAGGGGACCGCATGTAGACAAGAAGTCCCGCGAGCAGTTCGAGATACGAACCCACAAACGTCTCCTGGATATCCTCGAACCCACACAACAAACGCTCGACGCCCTGATGAAGCTGGATTTGTCCGCGGGCGTGGATGTCGAGATTCGATCCTGA